A genome region from Coleofasciculaceae cyanobacterium includes the following:
- a CDS encoding MATE family efflux transporter codes for MSAINQNQLRSLLPRFYRLATVSVLSNMMVPLAGLCDTAFLGHLQDLKHLAGVILASILFDYLYRILKFLRNSTNAMTAQAVGEEDRDGVLLAGLRSGLIAIAIALLILILQYPIQKLGFLLLSGTQDIELTGVEYFNARIWGAPAVLLNFVLIGWFLGREKNGTVLLISAIANGSNVLLDYLMISRWGWESMGAGLATALSQYLALSIGLIAIAITFNWQDFKQLLPQVLEPQALQSAVTLKANILIRFLSLISAYAIFTNGPCRLRRFICPKGLASRRGAVSVIDGGVICD; via the coding sequence ATGTCTGCTATAAATCAGAATCAACTCCGTAGCCTTTTACCCCGCTTCTATCGATTGGCTACCGTAAGCGTTTTATCTAATATGATGGTTCCTTTAGCTGGATTATGTGATACAGCTTTTTTGGGACATTTACAAGATTTGAAACACTTGGCTGGAGTAATTTTGGCAAGTATTTTGTTTGACTACCTTTATCGTATTCTTAAGTTTCTACGTAATAGTACTAATGCCATGACGGCACAAGCAGTAGGAGAAGAAGATCGCGACGGGGTTTTGTTAGCAGGTTTACGCAGTGGCTTAATTGCCATAGCGATCGCCTTACTGATTCTAATTTTGCAATATCCGATTCAAAAGCTAGGATTTTTACTTTTGTCTGGCACACAGGATATTGAACTGACTGGGGTGGAATACTTTAACGCGAGGATTTGGGGCGCACCGGCAGTATTGCTCAACTTTGTGCTGATTGGGTGGTTTTTAGGCAGAGAAAAAAATGGTACTGTACTGTTGATTTCAGCGATCGCCAATGGCTCAAATGTCTTGTTAGACTACCTAATGATCTCTCGCTGGGGTTGGGAGAGTATGGGGGCAGGTTTGGCTACCGCCCTTAGTCAATATTTAGCTTTATCAATCGGTTTAATCGCGATCGCGATAACGTTCAACTGGCAAGATTTCAAACAGTTATTACCACAAGTTTTAGAACCTCAGGCATTACAGAGTGCTGTTACTCTCAAGGCAAATATTCTGATCCGTTTTTTAAGTTTAATTTCTGCTTACGCAATTTTTACCAACGGTCCGTGCCGTCTCCGTCGTTTTATATGCCCTAAAGGACTAGCTTCGCGTCGCGGAGCGGTATCCGTGATAGACGGCGGAGTAATCTGTGACTAA
- a CDS encoding MATE family efflux transporter translates to MTNLSAGISTELLAENGLLLQIALLSQFTIQGIGMTTQTLIGNFQGKSDITKLMPLMAIAIINSLPIALMFALVCCLFPHTLFGLLTSHNEINQGITQYTVWLLPLLSFTAIAFMLEAYFIGLKAGAVLRNASLIAFLSGFSSCCYFCLVFW, encoded by the coding sequence GTGACTAACCTTAGTGCTGGTATTAGCACCGAGTTGCTAGCAGAGAATGGATTGTTGTTGCAAATTGCGCTGTTGAGTCAGTTTACGATTCAAGGAATTGGCATGACGACTCAAACTTTAATTGGCAATTTCCAAGGCAAAAGCGATATTACCAAACTAATGCCGCTGATGGCGATCGCAATTATTAATAGCTTACCTATTGCCCTAATGTTCGCGCTGGTATGTTGTCTTTTCCCGCACACATTGTTTGGCTTGTTAACCAGTCACAACGAAATCAACCAGGGAATTACTCAATATACCGTTTGGTTGTTGCCTCTTTTAAGCTTTACCGCGATCGCATTTATGCTAGAAGCTTATTTTATTGGTTTAAAAGCAGGCGCGGTATTACGTAACGCTTCCTTGATTGCTTTCTTATCTGGCTTTTCTTCCTGTTGTTACTTCTGTCTGGTATTTTGGTAG
- a CDS encoding transposase gives MLRVVKVRLYPNSQQQEALSQSFGNCRWLWNYCLNLMNETYKETGKGLSGYAIKKQIPQLKKEQEWLKLTYSQCLQSVCLNLGVAFNNFFERRAEYPRFKSKHGKQSIQYPQNVKRILNCLRLPMIGDVKAVFHREIAGKFKTVTVSKNCSNQYYAAILFDDGKDKPVSSSEGKAIGIDLGLSNFAITSEGSKFDNPKWFKKHERNLKLKQQQLSRKQKGSNNHNKSRLKVAKVHNKIARCREDFHHKLSRSIVNESQVICVESLALANMVKNPKLSEAISQVGWGQFCTMLKYKAEQSGKIYQEVDRFFASSKTCNNCLNRVDSLDLNIRFWDCSSCKTKHIDRDVNAARNIRDEGLRILNLTSGTGDKAYCQTVRRSNRGRKKSTTTQVSG, from the coding sequence ATGTTAAGAGTAGTCAAGGTAAGACTTTATCCAAATAGCCAGCAGCAAGAAGCCTTGAGTCAGTCTTTTGGCAATTGTCGCTGGTTGTGGAATTATTGTCTTAATTTGATGAATGAAACTTACAAAGAAACAGGCAAAGGCTTATCTGGGTATGCGATTAAAAAACAAATACCGCAACTAAAAAAGGAACAAGAGTGGTTGAAGTTGACCTACTCTCAGTGCTTACAATCTGTTTGCTTGAATCTAGGAGTAGCTTTTAATAATTTTTTTGAACGTAGAGCTGAATATCCTCGCTTTAAGTCCAAGCACGGCAAGCAATCAATTCAATATCCTCAAAATGTAAAGAGGATATTGAATTGTTTAAGGCTACCAATGATCGGTGATGTTAAAGCAGTATTTCATCGTGAGATTGCGGGTAAATTTAAAACTGTAACTGTTTCTAAAAACTGTTCTAATCAATATTACGCTGCTATTTTATTTGATGATGGTAAGGATAAACCAGTCTCATCATCTGAAGGAAAGGCGATCGGAATCGACCTTGGTTTGTCTAATTTCGCTATTACAAGCGAGGGAAGCAAGTTTGATAACCCTAAATGGTTTAAAAAACACGAGCGTAATTTAAAACTAAAACAACAGCAATTATCTAGGAAGCAAAAAGGTTCTAATAACCACAACAAATCTAGATTGAAAGTTGCCAAAGTTCATAACAAAATTGCTAGATGCAGAGAAGATTTTCATCACAAGCTATCGCGCTCGATAGTTAACGAGAGTCAAGTTATATGTGTTGAAAGTCTTGCACTGGCTAACATGGTTAAAAACCCCAAGTTATCAGAAGCTATTTCTCAGGTTGGGTGGGGTCAGTTTTGTACAATGCTTAAGTACAAGGCAGAGCAATCCGGCAAGATTTATCAAGAAGTTGATAGATTCTTTGCCAGCTCTAAGACCTGTAATAACTGTTTGAATCGAGTAGATAGCTTAGATTTGAACATCAGATTCTGGGATTGTTCTAGCTGTAAGACTAAGCATATTGACCGTGATGTCAATGCAGCTAGAAACATCCGTGATGAGGGACTGCGAATTTTAAATTTGACCTCTGGAACGGGGGATAAAGCCTATTGTCAAACTGTAAGACGTAGTAATAGAGGACGCAAGAAATCTACTACTACGCAGGTTTCTGGATAG
- a CDS encoding pitrilysin family protein, translated as MRSSKLTCLGIFSKQRWIMLLAIAILWWNYSGLSVLAAPQDTQRNTTIQPYLDRVKSQITEFTLDNGLKFIVLENHEAPLVSFVTYANVGGVDEPDGQTGVAHFLEHLAFKGTKQIGTTDYRAEAKVLDKLDALFAQIKQAQESGDEAKLAQLTDEFIATQSAASRYVKQNKYGEIVDTAGGVGMNAATSADYTNYFYSFPANKLELWMSLESERFLEPVFREFYKEKQVILEERRLRTDNSPIGKMIEEFLDTAYTTHPYKRPVIGYTEDINNLTRDNVEQFFQAYYAPNNLTMAIAGDVDPQEVKQLAKTYFGRFKSQPQPQAVTKVEPPQAETREVTVNFPSQPWYLEGYHIPALSDPDYPVYEVISELLSSGRTSRLYQSLVEEKQVALSAQGFSGFPGDKYPNLMLVYALTSPGTSIDQLETAVRAEIERLKTEPVKPMELERVKTQLKAGLLRTLDSNMGMAQILAEYEAKTGSWRNIFAELARLETITPEDIQRVAQQSFTEENRTIGRLLPPS; from the coding sequence ATGAGATCGAGCAAACTAACTTGCTTGGGTATATTTAGCAAACAGCGGTGGATTATGCTGCTGGCGATCGCTATTTTATGGTGGAACTACTCTGGTTTGTCTGTTTTGGCAGCGCCCCAGGATACGCAGCGCAATACGACAATTCAGCCTTATCTAGATCGGGTAAAGTCGCAGATTACAGAGTTTACTCTCGACAATGGTTTAAAGTTTATCGTCCTAGAAAATCATGAAGCTCCTCTAGTTTCATTTGTCACTTATGCCAACGTTGGTGGTGTAGATGAACCAGATGGTCAAACTGGAGTAGCGCATTTTTTGGAACATCTAGCTTTTAAAGGTACTAAACAAATCGGTACGACTGACTATCGTGCTGAAGCCAAAGTCTTGGATAAACTCGACGCTTTATTTGCCCAAATCAAACAGGCGCAAGAGTCGGGAGACGAAGCAAAACTTGCCCAACTAACCGACGAATTTATTGCTACTCAATCTGCTGCTAGCAGGTATGTCAAGCAAAACAAATATGGTGAAATTGTTGATACGGCGGGGGGAGTCGGTATGAACGCAGCAACTTCAGCCGACTATACTAATTACTTCTATAGCTTTCCTGCCAACAAATTAGAGCTATGGATGTCATTGGAATCAGAGAGATTTTTAGAACCCGTATTTCGCGAATTTTATAAAGAAAAGCAGGTTATTTTGGAAGAAAGACGCTTGCGTACCGATAATTCTCCGATTGGCAAAATGATCGAGGAGTTTCTGGATACTGCCTACACTACCCATCCCTATAAACGACCTGTAATTGGCTATACCGAGGATATTAACAACCTAACCCGCGACAACGTCGAACAGTTTTTCCAGGCATATTACGCACCAAATAACTTAACCATGGCGATCGCTGGAGATGTCGATCCTCAAGAAGTTAAGCAACTAGCTAAAACTTATTTTGGCAGGTTTAAGTCTCAACCTCAACCTCAAGCAGTAACTAAGGTTGAACCACCTCAAGCTGAAACCAGAGAAGTTACAGTGAATTTTCCTTCTCAACCCTGGTATTTAGAAGGCTACCATATACCTGCTCTAAGCGATCCTGACTATCCAGTATATGAAGTCATTTCTGAACTGCTTAGCAGTGGTAGAACGTCTCGTCTTTATCAATCTTTAGTGGAAGAAAAACAGGTGGCTCTCTCCGCCCAAGGCTTCAGCGGCTTTCCAGGAGATAAATATCCTAACCTGATGCTAGTTTACGCCCTGACCTCCCCTGGAACTAGTATCGATCAACTAGAGACTGCCGTTAGAGCAGAAATTGAACGCCTGAAAACTGAACCAGTTAAACCGATGGAATTAGAACGGGTAAAAACTCAATTAAAAGCAGGCTTATTACGTACTCTTGATTCCAATATGGGTATGGCACAAATACTTGCCGAATATGAAGCAAAAACAGGTAGCTGGCGCAATATTTTTGCGGAATTAGCGAGATTAGAAACAATTACTCCAGAAGATATACAGCGAGTAGCTCAACAGAGCTTTACTGAAGAAAATCGTACTATTGGACGTTTACTTCCTCCCAGCTAA
- a CDS encoding TetR/AcrR family transcriptional regulator — protein MQIFSQQVWKEMRKTPQTEEDTRTKILQAALQLFAKRGYDGTTTKDLAKLAGVAEGTLFRYFATKKAILIEVATAGWVDILTDLLTELSEMGSYKAVSQVMRRRMLNMRQNKDLMRVCFIEAQYHPELKESIQTEVITKMTDVAEAFFETAMEKGIYRKIDPKIVAKVFLGIFAIAGFSEQTIIDPDASPQAMQEMAEGISDIFLRGVLNNEP, from the coding sequence ATGCAAATATTTTCTCAGCAAGTCTGGAAAGAGATGCGTAAAACTCCTCAGACAGAAGAAGATACGCGCACTAAAATTTTACAGGCAGCACTGCAACTATTTGCAAAACGTGGCTATGATGGCACGACCACTAAAGATTTAGCTAAGTTAGCAGGAGTAGCTGAAGGCACTCTATTCCGCTATTTTGCCACTAAAAAAGCCATTTTAATTGAGGTAGCTACTGCGGGATGGGTTGATATTCTCACTGATTTGTTGACTGAACTTAGCGAAATGGGCAGCTATAAAGCAGTATCTCAAGTGATGCGGCGAAGAATGCTTAATATGCGCCAAAATAAAGATTTAATGCGCGTTTGCTTCATTGAAGCTCAATATCATCCAGAACTAAAGGAAAGCATTCAAACCGAGGTAATCACGAAAATGACCGATGTGGCAGAAGCTTTTTTTGAAACTGCGATGGAAAAAGGAATATACCGCAAAATCGACCCCAAAATAGTAGCTAAAGTATTTTTGGGTATCTTTGCGATCGCTGGTTTTTCAGAGCAAACCATTATCGATCCTGATGCCTCACCTCAAGCTATGCAGGAAATGGCAGAGGGGATTTCTGATATTTTCCTTCGAGGAGTTTTGAACAATGAACCGTAA
- a CDS encoding response regulator yields MKANNDQIKKIKLQFQNAVDLKQSCKIYVTTAQNDSWSFYFKKGYLIWASSSMHRFRRLYRLTNQICPEINCQDIRLREQQISELWEYLLIAVLFKRVQITIIQAQQVIQAIVQEVLFDCLIAGNQINQVKTIFETQANSMGAILRSSLFMQPVIQIDYKKTIERLKSRIIDWKALSLDCTPNFAPVIKNINKLKQAVAVQAYQKLFIYINGEKTIRDLAIASPKDILEIARSFAPHLKSKAIAMQQVGDRQLTNLYFAPADGKYYNQNHNQPREYIQELELPLIIYVDDNPHTCQQAAQILNPVGYRIILVNDAVKTLMVLLENKPSLIFLNAVMPDANGYELCAQIKKMPDFKNIPLVISRKGENMIDLVRGKMAGVSDFINQPLESTELLTLAQKHTQRIIDYSVN; encoded by the coding sequence ATGAAAGCTAACAATGACCAAATTAAAAAAATTAAATTACAATTCCAGAATGCCGTCGATTTGAAACAAAGCTGTAAAATTTACGTGACAACTGCTCAGAATGATAGCTGGAGTTTTTATTTTAAAAAAGGTTATTTGATTTGGGCAAGCAGCAGTATGCATCGTTTCAGAAGATTGTACCGTTTAACGAATCAAATTTGTCCTGAGATTAATTGCCAAGACATTAGGTTAAGAGAACAACAAATTTCCGAATTATGGGAATATTTGCTAATTGCTGTTTTATTCAAACGAGTGCAGATTACCATCATTCAAGCTCAACAAGTAATTCAAGCAATAGTTCAAGAAGTTTTATTTGATTGTTTGATAGCTGGTAATCAAATTAATCAAGTTAAAACAATTTTTGAAACCCAAGCAAACAGCATGGGAGCTATTTTAAGAAGCTCTTTATTCATGCAGCCAGTTATTCAAATTGATTATAAGAAAACTATTGAGCGTCTCAAATCTCGTATTATCGATTGGAAAGCATTAAGTCTCGATTGTACGCCCAATTTTGCTCCTGTAATCAAAAATATCAACAAACTAAAGCAAGCTGTAGCTGTACAAGCTTATCAAAAGTTATTTATTTATATTAATGGTGAAAAAACGATCAGAGATTTAGCGATCGCATCCCCAAAAGATATTTTAGAAATTGCTCGCTCTTTTGCTCCTCATCTTAAAAGTAAGGCGATCGCGATGCAGCAAGTTGGAGATCGACAGTTGACTAATCTATATTTCGCCCCTGCTGACGGTAAATATTACAACCAGAATCATAACCAGCCCAGAGAATATATTCAAGAACTAGAGCTACCTTTAATTATCTATGTTGATGATAATCCTCATACCTGCCAACAAGCTGCTCAAATTTTGAATCCTGTAGGCTATCGTATTATTCTTGTTAACGATGCGGTTAAAACTTTGATGGTATTACTAGAAAATAAGCCCAGCTTAATCTTTTTAAATGCAGTAATGCCTGATGCTAATGGTTATGAACTCTGCGCTCAAATCAAAAAAATGCCAGATTTTAAAAATATTCCGCTCGTTATCTCTCGTAAAGGAGAAAACATGATCGATCTTGTCCGAGGCAAAATGGCTGGAGTGTCAGATTTTATTAATCAGCCACTCGAGTCAACTGAATTACTAACTTTGGCTCAAAAACATACACAGAGGATTATTGATTACTCAGTTAACTAG
- a CDS encoding DUF554 domain-containing protein has protein sequence MVDLDFWDKTSGTWINVFTVILGTSIGLLLKDRLSPKIQTIITQGIGLLTLWIGLSMANSMGQVQAGGIDGAVLGLLAIVFGGVTGEWLQIELKLTIIGDWLKQKFKGKGLFTEGFVASSLLFCVGPMTLIGSFNNGVNGDNTLLTLKATMDGVISIALANIYGIGVGFSTLVILIYQGGLSLIVGLIANTVPQADNNPYLLIITGIGGLMIMAIGCNLLEIAKIRVASFLPAIAFAPLIYWSASYLNN, from the coding sequence ATGGTGGATTTAGACTTTTGGGATAAAACTAGTGGTACTTGGATTAATGTTTTTACGGTTATTTTAGGAACAAGCATAGGTTTACTGCTCAAAGATCGTCTCTCCCCAAAAATACAAACTATTATTACTCAAGGGATTGGCTTGCTCACCTTGTGGATCGGCTTGAGCATGGCAAACAGTATGGGACAAGTCCAAGCAGGGGGAATTGACGGCGCAGTTTTGGGACTATTAGCAATAGTGTTCGGGGGAGTAACAGGAGAGTGGTTACAGATTGAGTTAAAGTTGACGATAATAGGCGATTGGCTCAAGCAAAAGTTTAAAGGTAAAGGTTTATTTACCGAGGGGTTTGTTGCCAGCAGCTTGTTGTTTTGTGTTGGTCCAATGACTTTAATTGGTAGCTTTAATAACGGGGTGAACGGAGATAATACTTTGCTAACTTTGAAAGCAACTATGGATGGTGTAATTTCTATTGCTTTGGCTAATATTTATGGTATTGGAGTTGGGTTTTCGACTCTAGTTATTTTAATTTACCAAGGAGGACTATCATTGATCGTTGGTTTAATTGCTAACACTGTTCCTCAAGCCGATAATAATCCTTATCTTTTAATTATTACTGGTATTGGAGGACTAATGATTATGGCAATTGGCTGTAATTTATTAGAAATAGCTAAGATACGAGTTGCTTCTTTTCTGCCTGCGATCGCTTTTGCCCCTTTAATTTATTGGTCTGCTAGTTATTTGAACAACTAA
- a CDS encoding response regulator transcription factor, producing MKILIVEDEQEIAQLIEQTLTKECFLCRVANDGLTALDIFKQQQPDVVILDLMLPGLDGLEVCTRIRQQPYNKDPYILMLTARGEEIDRVIGLSTGADDYLVKPFSPRELVARVRALLRRSLRHGVQEDNSQIYRTKHFSVDLEQHIATRQLDFQTPEELDLTTLEFNLLSTFLSYPGRVWSRTQLIDKLWGNDFFGDERVVDTHIRRLRKKIEPDSANPTFIKTVVGVGYKFEDDNV from the coding sequence ATGAAAATTCTTATTGTTGAAGACGAACAAGAAATCGCTCAATTAATCGAACAAACTTTAACCAAAGAGTGCTTTTTGTGTCGCGTTGCCAATGATGGATTAACAGCATTAGATATCTTTAAACAGCAACAACCAGATGTAGTTATTCTCGATTTAATGCTTCCTGGTTTGGATGGACTTGAGGTTTGTACGCGTATTCGTCAGCAACCTTATAACAAAGATCCTTATATCTTGATGCTTACCGCCAGAGGTGAAGAAATAGATCGAGTAATTGGACTCTCTACAGGGGCAGATGATTATTTAGTAAAACCCTTTAGCCCCAGAGAATTAGTTGCTAGAGTTCGCGCCCTATTGCGACGCAGCCTGCGTCATGGTGTACAGGAAGACAACTCTCAAATCTATCGTACTAAACATTTTTCCGTGGATTTAGAGCAACATATAGCAACCAGACAGCTAGACTTCCAAACTCCTGAAGAATTAGATCTTACTACCCTCGAATTTAATCTTCTTTCTACCTTTCTTAGTTATCCTGGGCGGGTTTGGAGTCGTACCCAGCTAATCGATAAACTTTGGGGTAATGACTTTTTTGGCGATGAACGAGTAGTCGATACGCACATTAGAAGACTCCGCAAGAAAATAGAGCCAGATTCAGCTAATCCTACATTTATTAAAACTGTCGTCGGTGTTGGCTACAAGTTTGAAGATGATAACGTTTGA
- a CDS encoding O-antigen ligase family protein: MWFSELKTAKNWTWFCFSVSIFILPLFPAIGTLGLIVVLVTVWLNNYGKIITSPLNQGLAVLACFLIISSALAEHSQEAWLGLANFLPFFALFIALRYLITKPVQLRELSWLLILPSLPIVILGWGQMFAAWDTPTFIEAILGWQLVPQGVPTGRMSSVFIYTNFLAIYLAIAFILTLGLWLETWQVWQRKSTKLQIQTLLLLTLILIVDISGLVLTSSRNAWGLAIFCFIAYAVYMGWRWLVWGVIGAATAILWASFVPNLGGTQLRQVVPAFIWARLSDQMYERPVETLRITQWQFCWDLIRERPLFGWGLRNFTPLYEAKMNYWFGHPHNLFLMLSAETGIIAAMLLIAVVALVMFQAVRFFLDLSGKNFQLIFFSYLLAFTSYIIFNLTDVTIFDLRVNTFAWILLAAISGVVRKESQKI, encoded by the coding sequence ATGTGGTTTAGTGAATTAAAAACTGCTAAAAATTGGACATGGTTCTGTTTTAGCGTCAGCATCTTTATCTTGCCGTTGTTTCCCGCGATAGGAACATTGGGATTAATCGTAGTTTTAGTTACGGTTTGGCTCAATAACTACGGCAAGATAATTACAAGTCCTCTGAATCAAGGATTGGCAGTACTAGCCTGTTTTTTAATTATTAGTTCAGCACTAGCAGAGCATTCTCAAGAAGCCTGGTTAGGGTTAGCTAATTTCTTACCTTTTTTTGCTTTGTTTATTGCCTTAAGGTATTTAATTACAAAGCCTGTTCAACTCAGAGAATTATCGTGGTTACTAATACTTCCCTCATTGCCAATAGTGATTTTAGGTTGGGGACAAATGTTTGCAGCGTGGGATACTCCTACATTTATAGAAGCTATTTTAGGCTGGCAGCTAGTTCCCCAAGGAGTACCAACTGGGAGAATGTCATCAGTATTCATCTACACTAATTTTCTGGCGATTTATTTGGCGATCGCTTTTATCCTAACATTAGGATTATGGTTAGAAACTTGGCAGGTTTGGCAACGAAAATCTACTAAACTACAAATTCAAACCTTACTTTTACTAACGCTGATTTTAATAGTAGATATCAGCGGATTGGTTTTGACTAGTTCTCGCAATGCTTGGGGGCTAGCTATATTTTGCTTTATAGCTTATGCCGTTTATATGGGTTGGCGTTGGTTAGTATGGGGAGTTATTGGTGCTGCTACGGCAATCCTTTGGGCTTCTTTTGTCCCTAACTTGGGTGGCACACAATTACGCCAAGTTGTTCCTGCCTTTATTTGGGCTAGACTATCAGACCAAATGTATGAGCGGCCTGTAGAAACTCTGCGCATCACTCAATGGCAGTTTTGCTGGGATCTAATTAGAGAGCGTCCTTTATTTGGTTGGGGACTACGTAACTTTACTCCTCTTTACGAAGCCAAAATGAATTATTGGTTCGGACATCCTCACAATTTGTTCCTAATGTTGAGTGCTGAGACAGGAATTATTGCTGCAATGTTATTAATTGCAGTTGTTGCTTTGGTTATGTTTCAAGCAGTCAGGTTTTTCTTAGACTTGTCTGGCAAAAATTTTCAACTAATCTTTTTTAGCTATTTGCTTGCCTTTACTTCCTACATTATCTTTAATCTTACAGATGTCACTATTTTCGATTTGCGCGTGAATACATTTGCCTGGATACTTTTGGCTGCAATTAGTGGTGTAGTCAGAAAAGAATCTCAAAAAATCTAG
- a CDS encoding TolC family protein: MGKKNQLIQVFGISTAIVIGNVISATAENTPNSGLNNYAHLVKASNLQLDIKQATSTAGSLLLSTAQNKPQLNSQINFSRLVSEKVAQTSDSTQQNTQDIIQPAQQPIPNTEQLNPSGNPLSFPTQPNEVEVDSQKPITLEQAVELSLKNNKEIEEARIRVERGEAVLRQERSALYPTLDLTNGLSYGNSAFLDSTIEQNIDQQVETALENDPNLAEEDVRQAAEDQFTNASSSSFTLNGGLGINYDIYNGGRRGASIRAAENQLRIDELNLEATVEQARFETARDYYNLQNSDAQVEIQLAAVEDASQTLKDAQLLEQAGLGTRFDVLRAEVELAQAQQRLTTARAEQNIARRQLAETLSVAHSTDLSTADAIEEAGIWNLALAETIVQAFKNRAELEQFLLQREIAQEQRTIASSNARPALSANANYTLNDDFEDDFDVSDQYSVGLNFQWRLYDAGSARAGADQAERDAEIAETQFANQRNQIRFAVEQAYFQLESNQNNIGTATKEVELAEESLRLARLRFQAGVGTQTDVIDAQTQLTTARGNLLSSITDYNQSYVDLQRQVSNTPDNGLQDLP, from the coding sequence GTGGGTAAGAAGAATCAATTGATCCAGGTATTTGGTATCAGTACGGCTATAGTAATCGGCAATGTAATCTCAGCTACTGCTGAAAATACACCTAATTCTGGTTTAAACAATTACGCTCATTTGGTCAAAGCGAGTAATTTGCAGCTAGATATTAAGCAGGCTACATCCACAGCTGGTTCATTATTATTATCTACCGCGCAAAATAAACCACAGCTAAATTCTCAAATTAATTTTTCTCGGTTAGTTTCGGAAAAAGTGGCTCAGACAAGCGACTCTACTCAGCAAAACACGCAAGACATTATCCAACCAGCACAACAGCCAATTCCTAATACAGAGCAGCTAAATCCTAGTGGCAATCCTCTGTCGTTTCCCACTCAACCTAATGAAGTTGAAGTTGATAGTCAAAAACCAATTACCTTAGAACAGGCGGTAGAATTATCGCTCAAAAACAATAAAGAAATTGAAGAAGCTAGAATACGGGTAGAACGTGGCGAAGCTGTATTAAGACAGGAAAGATCGGCGCTTTATCCTACTTTAGATCTGACTAACGGATTGAGTTATGGTAATAGTGCTTTTCTCGATAGTACTATCGAGCAAAATATCGATCAGCAAGTAGAAACAGCCTTGGAAAATGATCCTAATCTTGCCGAAGAAGATGTCAGACAGGCAGCAGAAGATCAATTTACCAATGCAAGCTCCAGCAGTTTTACTTTGAATGGGGGTTTGGGCATCAATTACGATATTTACAATGGTGGTCGAAGAGGAGCAAGCATTCGCGCTGCCGAAAACCAACTGCGGATCGATGAGTTAAATTTGGAAGCAACTGTCGAGCAAGCTCGATTTGAAACTGCCAGAGATTACTATAATTTGCAGAATAGCGATGCTCAAGTAGAAATTCAACTAGCTGCGGTGGAAGATGCTTCACAAACTTTAAAAGATGCCCAACTTTTAGAACAAGCAGGATTAGGTACCAGATTTGACGTTTTACGGGCAGAGGTAGAATTAGCTCAGGCACAACAAAGATTAACCACTGCTAGAGCCGAGCAAAACATTGCCCGCCGACAATTAGCAGAAACTTTAAGCGTCGCCCATAGTACCGATCTTTCTACAGCCGATGCTATTGAAGAAGCTGGTATCTGGAATTTAGCTTTGGCAGAAACTATCGTACAAGCTTTTAAGAATCGTGCTGAACTAGAGCAGTTCTTGCTGCAAAGGGAGATTGCTCAAGAGCAACGGACCATTGCTTCATCAAATGCTAGACCAGCACTAAGTGCTAATGCTAATTACACGCTAAACGATGACTTTGAAGATGATTTTGATGTTAGCGATCAATATAGCGTTGGTCTAAATTTCCAGTGGAGATTATATGATGCAGGCTCTGCTCGTGCAGGTGCAGACCAAGCGGAAAGAGATGCTGAAATTGCGGAAACTCAATTTGCTAACCAGCGCAATCAGATTCGTTTTGCCGTAGAACAAGCCTATTTTCAACTTGAGTCTAATCAAAATAATATTGGTACTGCAACCAAAGAGGTGGAATTAGCAGAAGAAAGTTTACGTTTAGCTAGATTGCGTTTTCAGGCGGGAGTAGGTACTCAAACCGACGTAATTGATGCTCAGACTCAGCTGACTACGGCAAGGGGGAACTTACTTTCTTCAATCACTGATTACAATCAGTCTTACGTTGATTTACAAAGACAAGTTTCTAACACTCCTGATAATGGTTTGCAGGATTTACCTTAA